Proteins encoded by one window of Flagellimonas lutaonensis:
- the rho gene encoding transcription termination factor Rho: protein MFEISDLKAKKLPELQEIAKELNVPKFKTMKKLDLVYQILDVQASNPKAVKETVAAEEKKEKEAGPKAAKATEQSRRTDEKADNKEAASDTTKKPPRQKKEHHRQNGHQKNQGQGRKQSQQQHQRNGHEKKSSNFDKDLKNRYKEPEFEFDSIIESEGVLDIMQDGYGFLRSSDYNYLSSPDDIYVSQSQIRLFGLKTGDTVLGNVRPPKEGEKYFPLIKVNKINGLDPQVVRDRVSFEHLTPLFPREKFNIADRQSTISTRIMDLFSPIGKGQRGMIVSQPKTGKTMLLKDIANAIAANHPEVYQIILLIDERPEEVTDMQRNVRGEVVASTFDKEATEHVRVANIVIEKAKRLVECGHDVVILLDSITRLARAYNTVQPASGKVLSGGVDANALHKPKRFFGAARNIENGGSLSIIATALTETGSKMDEVIFEEFKGTGNMELQLDRRISNRRIFPAIDLISSSTRRDDLLLDENTIQRMWILRKYLADMNPVEAMEFIEQRIKQTKNNEEFLLTMNE from the coding sequence ATGTTTGAGATTTCTGATCTAAAAGCTAAGAAGCTTCCTGAATTACAGGAGATTGCCAAAGAATTGAACGTACCCAAGTTCAAGACCATGAAGAAGCTTGATTTGGTCTATCAAATCTTGGATGTGCAAGCATCCAACCCAAAAGCCGTAAAAGAAACGGTCGCTGCGGAAGAAAAAAAGGAAAAAGAAGCGGGGCCAAAGGCCGCCAAGGCGACAGAACAAAGCAGGCGCACCGATGAAAAGGCCGACAACAAAGAGGCCGCCAGCGATACCACCAAAAAGCCGCCCCGACAGAAAAAAGAGCACCACAGGCAGAACGGCCACCAAAAAAATCAAGGTCAGGGCAGAAAGCAAAGCCAACAGCAACATCAGCGAAACGGCCACGAGAAAAAAAGCAGCAACTTCGATAAAGACCTCAAAAACCGCTATAAAGAGCCCGAATTTGAGTTTGATAGCATTATCGAAAGCGAGGGTGTGCTAGATATTATGCAAGATGGCTATGGCTTTCTAAGGTCGTCTGATTACAATTATCTCTCTTCACCCGACGACATCTATGTATCGCAATCACAGATTCGTCTTTTTGGCCTAAAAACTGGTGATACAGTATTGGGCAATGTACGCCCCCCGAAAGAGGGAGAAAAATATTTTCCGTTGATCAAGGTCAACAAAATCAACGGTCTTGACCCACAGGTGGTGCGAGACCGTGTGTCGTTTGAACACCTGACACCGCTTTTCCCAAGGGAAAAATTCAACATTGCCGATAGGCAGAGCACCATCTCTACCCGTATCATGGACCTTTTCTCGCCCATTGGAAAAGGCCAAAGAGGCATGATAGTATCGCAGCCCAAAACGGGTAAGACCATGTTGTTGAAAGATATTGCGAATGCGATTGCCGCCAACCACCCCGAAGTCTACCAGATCATTCTTCTGATTGATGAACGGCCCGAGGAGGTGACCGATATGCAACGCAATGTACGTGGTGAAGTGGTAGCCTCTACCTTTGACAAAGAGGCAACCGAACACGTTCGGGTGGCGAACATTGTAATTGAAAAGGCCAAAAGATTGGTGGAATGCGGCCATGATGTGGTTATTTTGTTAGATTCGATTACACGTCTGGCAAGGGCTTACAACACTGTACAACCAGCATCTGGTAAAGTATTGAGTGGTGGTGTTGACGCGAACGCACTGCATAAACCAAAACGTTTCTTCGGTGCTGCCAGAAACATTGAAAACGGTGGGTCATTATCGATCATTGCGACAGCGCTTACCGAGACCGGTTCAAAAATGGACGAGGTTATCTTTGAAGAGTTCAAGGGTACCGGTAACATGGAGCTGCAACTTGACCGTCGTATCAGTAACCGTAGAATTTTCCCTGCCATCGACTTGATCTCATCTTCTACAAGACGAGACGATCTACTGCTCGATGAGAACACCATTCAGCGTATGTGGATACTGCGTAAATACTTGGCAGACATGAATCCGGTTGAGGCGATGGAATTCATTGAACAGCGGATAAAGCAGACCAAGAACAACGAAGAGTTCTTGCTCACCATGAACGAATAA